One window from the genome of Enterococcus haemoperoxidus ATCC BAA-382 encodes:
- a CDS encoding arginine repressor: protein MRKKDRHRLITRLLADKNIQKQEDFVTYLEEKGIDVTQATISRDIKEMKLIKVPSIDGGYRYSVPAETKEDTSIKLEKLMKDAFVSVDQMEKQVILRTIPGNAAAASNLIEKHYKEIVFATINDDDGVLIIARTEKDAEFLKNEFFRYL, encoded by the coding sequence ATGAGAAAAAAAGATCGGCATCGCCTTATTACTCGTTTATTAGCAGATAAAAATATTCAAAAACAAGAAGACTTTGTGACTTACTTAGAAGAAAAAGGAATTGACGTAACTCAAGCAACGATTTCCCGTGATATTAAAGAAATGAAATTAATCAAAGTTCCTTCAATAGATGGAGGTTACCGCTATAGTGTTCCGGCCGAGACAAAGGAAGATACATCTATAAAACTAGAAAAATTGATGAAAGATGCATTTGTTTCAGTCGATCAAATGGAAAAACAGGTTATTTTGCGTACTATACCAGGGAACGCTGCGGCAGCTTCTAACTTGATCGAAAAACACTATAAAGAAATTGTCTTTGCCACAATCAACGACGATGATGGTGTATTGATCATTGCACGAACCGAAAAAGATGCTGAATTTTTAAAGAATGAATTTTTCCGATATTTATAA
- a CDS encoding TlyA family RNA methyltransferase, with the protein MKKERVDILAFNQGLFETREKAKRAVMAGLVYNDKNERLDKPGEKIMIETPLQIKGQTLPYVSRGGLKLEKALEVFEIDVTDKTMLDIGASTGGFTDVALQNGARLSYALDVGYNQLAWKIRQDERVVVMERTNFRYSKPEDFQEGVPDIATIDVSFISLKLILPPLHKILKPSGKVVALIKPQFEAGKELVGKKGIVREPETHMLVLNDILSFAQTHGYVISGLDYSPITGGEGNIEFLAYLTSSEDSEPEDLSTEITAVVEAAHKKLKG; encoded by the coding sequence ATGAAAAAAGAGCGCGTCGATATTTTAGCGTTTAATCAAGGGTTATTTGAAACAAGAGAAAAGGCCAAACGTGCAGTGATGGCAGGGCTTGTTTATAACGATAAAAATGAGCGATTAGATAAACCCGGTGAGAAAATTATGATTGAAACACCACTACAAATAAAAGGCCAAACATTGCCGTACGTTTCTCGAGGCGGCTTAAAGTTGGAAAAAGCATTAGAAGTTTTTGAAATAGACGTGACAGATAAGACTATGTTGGATATTGGGGCTTCAACGGGAGGTTTTACTGATGTGGCCTTACAAAATGGTGCTCGGTTAAGTTATGCATTAGATGTTGGGTATAATCAATTGGCTTGGAAAATTCGCCAAGATGAACGAGTAGTTGTGATGGAACGAACGAATTTTCGATATAGTAAACCAGAAGATTTTCAAGAAGGTGTACCAGATATTGCGACCATTGATGTATCGTTTATTTCACTGAAATTGATTTTACCGCCACTTCACAAAATATTGAAACCAAGTGGTAAAGTGGTTGCATTAATTAAACCTCAATTTGAAGCAGGTAAGGAATTAGTCGGTAAAAAAGGAATCGTCCGGGAACCTGAAACGCATATGTTGGTTTTAAACGATATTCTATCGTTTGCTCAAACACATGGCTATGTAATCAGTGGGTTGGATTATTCCCCTATTACTGGTGGAGAAGGCAATATTGAGTTTTTAGCTTATTTGACTTCTAGCGAAGATTCAGAGCCAGAAGATCTTTCAACAGAGATTACTGCAGTAGTTGAAGCGGCTCATAAGAAATTGAAAGGTTAG
- a CDS encoding exodeoxyribonuclease VII small subunit: MPKEKAVEKTFEESLIELEEIVQRLERGDVPLEEALAAFQEGMVLSKQCQDTLEKAEKTLTKVMTENNEEVSFEESEDN, translated from the coding sequence ATGCCTAAAGAAAAAGCAGTCGAAAAAACATTTGAAGAATCATTAATTGAATTAGAAGAAATCGTCCAACGTTTAGAGCGTGGAGATGTTCCTTTAGAAGAAGCGCTAGCTGCTTTTCAAGAAGGGATGGTTTTAAGCAAGCAGTGCCAAGATACGTTAGAAAAAGCTGAAAAGACACTGACAAAAGTCATGACAGAAAATAATGAAGAAGTCTCATTTGAAGAGAGTGAGGACAATTGA
- a CDS encoding polyprenyl synthetase family protein: MEAFNDFRKQSLLLIEKEMENFIKEYTTNDQLKEAMLYSIHAGGKRFRPLLVLAAIRSFNKNVQTHDYQVAAALEMIHTYSLIHDDLPAMDDDDLRRGKPTNHKVFGEAHAILAGDGLLTAAFQLVALSQIESDQKILLIQLLSKAAGTQGMVAGQAGDLQGEKQSLSLAELADVHEKKTGALIEFALLAGGILAEQPEEIVDLLGVFAKHLGLAFQIKDDLLDATSSEEELGKQVGRDEVLNKSTYPSLLGLEGAKKALEEQLTLGSDTLATIKQTSSEFHLELLQELLEQLRLG, from the coding sequence ATGGAAGCTTTCAATGATTTTCGTAAGCAGAGTTTACTGCTTATTGAAAAAGAAATGGAAAATTTCATCAAGGAATACACTACAAATGACCAGTTAAAAGAAGCAATGTTGTATTCGATTCATGCTGGGGGCAAAAGATTTCGTCCGCTTTTAGTGTTAGCTGCGATTCGTTCATTTAATAAAAATGTGCAGACGCATGATTATCAAGTTGCAGCAGCTTTGGAAATGATTCATACGTATTCGTTGATTCATGATGATCTACCAGCGATGGATGATGATGATTTACGCAGAGGCAAACCAACAAATCACAAAGTATTTGGTGAAGCTCATGCAATTTTAGCAGGCGATGGATTGCTTACCGCTGCGTTTCAACTAGTAGCACTCAGCCAAATCGAGTCAGATCAAAAAATATTGTTGATTCAGCTATTAAGCAAGGCAGCTGGTACACAAGGCATGGTTGCAGGGCAAGCTGGGGATCTACAAGGGGAAAAACAATCATTGTCATTAGCTGAGCTAGCGGATGTTCATGAAAAGAAAACTGGGGCTTTGATCGAGTTTGCTCTTTTAGCTGGTGGAATTTTAGCTGAGCAGCCAGAAGAAATTGTTGATTTATTAGGTGTTTTTGCCAAACATTTAGGGTTAGCTTTCCAGATCAAAGATGACTTACTGGATGCAACCAGTTCTGAAGAAGAATTAGGCAAGCAAGTTGGACGTGATGAAGTCTTAAACAAAAGTACTTACCCAAGTTTACTTGGATTAGAGGGCGCTAAAAAGGCGCTGGAAGAACAATTAACACTTGGCAGTGATACTTTAGCTACAATAAAACAAACCAGCTCGGAATTTCATTTAGAATTATTACAAGAATTATTAGAACAATTGCGGTTAGGATAG
- the recN gene encoding DNA repair protein RecN, whose amino-acid sequence MLQELSVKNFAIISSLQLEFQMGMTVLTGETGAGKSIIIDAMGLLTGGRGSSDYIRQGASKCTLEGLFTMPKNQELVNLLEELGIETDDESIVIQRDISTSGKNVCRVNGRIINISNLRKVGEFLVDIHGQNEHQELMQSEKHLGMLDDFGGKELFKIKEQYEGTYSEYRLIEKKVRNRQKNEKEFAQRMDMLQFQSDEIAAAELVLGEEEQLIEERNKLGNFQKIADALAASYEAVNGDGDSSLDKIGYAMNELLSIEMLDPEYKAISEAVQNSYYLLQEASGDLSRHIDSLELDENRLNEVETRLELIRQMKRKYGESIESILDYYQEITQELADADFLEGRTGELESLLVEKKNQVIENGLKLRDVRKKIAKKLEKNILKELKELYMERTVFDIRFTELPEEQFNEEGLDQVEFYITTNPGEPLKPLVRVASGGELSRVMLALKTIFSKSQGITSIVFDEVDTGVSGRVAQAIADKIYQISENSQVLCITHLPQVAAVADYQYFIEKEIIGERTETKVRRLKQDERVAEIARMLSGSEITKLTTEHAKELLNMAGNERRS is encoded by the coding sequence ATGCTGCAAGAACTTTCTGTAAAGAACTTTGCGATCATATCCTCTTTGCAATTAGAATTTCAGATGGGAATGACAGTTTTAACAGGTGAAACAGGTGCTGGGAAGTCTATTATCATTGATGCAATGGGATTACTGACTGGTGGTCGTGGATCAAGCGATTATATTCGACAAGGCGCTTCTAAATGCACGTTGGAAGGTCTTTTCACGATGCCAAAAAATCAAGAGCTAGTGAACCTTTTAGAAGAATTAGGGATCGAAACAGATGATGAATCGATTGTGATTCAACGTGATATTTCAACCTCGGGTAAGAATGTTTGCCGAGTGAATGGTCGGATCATCAACATCTCTAATTTACGTAAAGTTGGTGAATTTCTAGTTGATATCCATGGTCAAAACGAACATCAAGAATTGATGCAAAGTGAAAAACATTTAGGTATGTTAGATGACTTTGGCGGCAAAGAGTTATTCAAGATAAAAGAGCAATATGAAGGAACGTATTCAGAATACCGTCTCATCGAAAAGAAAGTCAGGAACAGACAAAAAAACGAAAAAGAATTTGCTCAGCGTATGGACATGCTCCAATTTCAAAGTGATGAAATCGCTGCAGCTGAACTGGTTTTAGGTGAAGAAGAACAATTGATCGAAGAACGAAATAAGCTAGGCAATTTTCAAAAAATCGCAGATGCATTGGCAGCAAGCTATGAAGCGGTCAATGGAGATGGAGATAGCAGTCTAGATAAGATTGGTTATGCGATGAATGAATTGCTATCGATCGAGATGCTTGACCCAGAATACAAAGCGATATCTGAGGCGGTTCAAAATAGTTATTATCTTTTACAAGAAGCCAGCGGAGATTTGTCTCGGCATATTGATAGCTTGGAGTTAGATGAAAATCGTTTGAATGAAGTAGAAACTAGACTTGAACTTATTCGACAAATGAAAAGAAAATATGGCGAATCGATTGAGTCGATTCTTGATTATTACCAGGAAATTACACAGGAATTGGCAGATGCTGATTTCCTAGAAGGTCGCACGGGTGAATTAGAGTCATTACTTGTAGAAAAGAAAAATCAAGTAATTGAAAATGGCTTGAAATTGCGTGATGTTAGGAAAAAAATTGCAAAAAAACTAGAAAAAAATATTCTAAAAGAACTAAAAGAATTGTACATGGAGCGAACAGTGTTCGATATCCGTTTTACTGAATTACCAGAAGAACAGTTCAATGAAGAAGGACTGGATCAAGTTGAGTTTTACATCACAACAAATCCAGGAGAACCATTAAAACCCTTGGTAAGAGTTGCTTCTGGCGGAGAACTTTCTCGTGTGATGTTAGCATTAAAAACAATTTTTTCTAAATCACAAGGCATTACAAGTATTGTTTTTGATGAGGTTGATACAGGCGTTAGTGGCCGAGTGGCACAAGCAATTGCAGATAAAATTTATCAGATTTCTGAAAACTCGCAAGTGCTATGTATTACTCACCTTCCCCAAGTTGCTGCCGTGGCAGATTATCAATATTTTATTGAAAAAGAAATTATTGGTGAGCGGACAGAAACGAAGGTCAGAAGATTGAAACAAGATGAACGAGTAGCAGAAATTGCGCGCATGCTTTCAGGTAGCGAAATTACGAAGCTAACAACTGAACATGCAAAGGAATTATTGAATATGGCAGGAAATGAACGAAGAAGCTAA